A portion of the Zootoca vivipara chromosome 6, rZooViv1.1, whole genome shotgun sequence genome contains these proteins:
- the EPHA2 gene encoding ephrin type-A receptor 2 isoform X1: protein MGSLRGAGAPLLVPLLVLLQAALQGAQTREVVLLDFAKAQGDLGWLNHPYGTGWDLLQNVMNESLIYIYSVCNVMEAEQDNWLRTNWIYRSEAQRIFIELKFTVRDCNSFPSATGTCKETFNLFYAESDVDYGINFQKRQFRKIDTIAPDEITVREDFETRNVKINMEVRSVGPLTRKGFYLAFQDIGACVALLSVRIYYKKCPKVFRNMASFPETIAGADSQALAKVSGDCVKDALANEDLFMHCNSDGEWLVPIGECRCREGYEKDGDSCRACPPGFFKEDISNNACSKCPLHTLPSSEGSTSCPCEEGYFRAPADPVSLSCTRPPSAPHGVTAIGLGAKVQLRWSSPRDTGGRKDITYSVSCEQCWPESGECRPCDATLRYSENPHNMAGTSLTISDLEPHVNYTFTVEAQNGVSSFSPRRSYGVTSISVNQTEPPRVTSVTMDGRTTTSLSLSWTVPPRQQSHVWKYQVTYKKKKDENSYSVLRCEGSSVTLPKLTPGTKYLVSVQALTQEGQGTNSMEHEFETLDERSDGTNTAAVIGGSIAGFVVTVVVVGLIVVLIRRRKKNSRARQTPEDVYFSKSDQLKPLKTYVDPHTYEDPNQAVLKFTTEIHPSCISRQKVIGAGRVPSIHLAQCSWLMEVESVCLLPLQSRLVSEGAFGKGNSNANFDLQVEAAPTHPPCSYLKRVLNTSTFFSFLPGEFGEVYKGTLKNSKKEIPVAIKTLKTGYTEKQRIDFLSEASIMGQFNHHNIIRLEGVVSKYKPFMIITEYMENGALDKFLREKDGEFCVIQLVGMLRGIASGMKYLASMNYVHRDLAARNILVDSQLVCKVSDFGLSRVLEDDPDATYTTSGGKIPIRWTAPEAISHRKFTSASDVWSYGIVMWEVMSYGERPYWELSNHEVMKAINEGFRLPAPMDCPSAIYQLMMRCWQQERSHRPKFNDIVSILDKLIRAPESLKTLAEFDPRISIRLPSTSGSEGIPFRTVAEWLESIKMHQYTEHFVGAGYNVIEKVVQMTNEDIKRIGVRLPGHQKRIAYSLMGLKEQVSTIGIPI from the exons ATGGGCAGCCTCCGTGGGGCCGGCGCCCCTCTCCTCGTCCCCCTCCTGGTCCTGCTCCAGGCGGCGCTCCAGGGCGCCCAGACCCGCGAAG TTGTCCTACTGGACTTTGCCAAGGCACAAGGGGATCTGGGCTGGCTTAATCATCCCTACGGCACGGGG tgGGATCTTCTCCAGAACGTCATGAACGAGTCCCTCATCTACATCTACTCGGTCTGCAACGTGATGGAAGCGGAGCAGGACAACTGGCTGCGGACCAACTGGATCTACCGCAGCGAAGCTCAGCGCATCTTCATTGAGCTCAAGTTCACAGTCCGAGACTGCAACAGCTTCCCCAGCGCGACCGGCACATGCAAGGAGACGTTCAACCTCTTCTATGCCGAGTCGGACGTTGATTACGGCATCAATTTCCAGAAGCGCCAGTTCCGCAAGATCGACACCATCGCCCCAGACGAGATCACGGTGCGGGAGGACTTCGAGACACGCAATGTCAAGATCAACATGGAAGTGCGCTCGGTGGGGCCCCTCACCCGAAAGGGCTTCTACTTGGCCTTCCAAGACATTGGGGCTTGCGTGGCCCTCCTGTCCGTCCGGATCTATTACAAGAAATGCCCTAAAGTCTTCCGCAACATGGCGAGCTTCCCCGAGACCATTGCTGGCGCTGACTCGCAGGCCTTGGCGAAGGTGTCGGGCGATTGCGTCAAGGATGCCTTGGCCAACGAGGACCTGTTCATGCATTGCAACTCGGACGGGGagtggttggtgcccattggCGAATGCCGCTGTCGCGAGGGCTATGAAAAAGACGGGGACAGCTGCAGAG CTTGCCCACCTGGGTTCTTCAAAGAGGACATCTCCAACAACGCCTGCTCAAAATGTCCCTTGCACACCTTGCCATCTTCTGAAGGTTCCACCTCGTGCCCTTGTGAGGAAGGCTATTTTCGGGCTCCGGCTGATCCTGTTTCCCTGTCATGCACTA GACCCCCTTCTGCTCCCCATGGTGTCACAGCCATAGGCTTGGGTGCCAAGGTTCAACTACGCTGGTCCTCACCTCGGGACACAGGTGGCCGCAAGGACATCACATACAGCGTGTCATGTGAGCAGTGCTGGCCGGAGTCAGGAGAGTGCCGCCCCTGCGACGCCACACTCCGGTATTCAGAAAACCCTCACAACATGGCCGGCACTTCCCTGACCATCAGCGATTTGGAGCCACACGTTAACTACACCTTCACGGTAGAGGCCCAGAACGGAGTGTCCTCCTTCAGCCCACGGCGCAGCTACGGCGTCACCAGCATCAGCGTCAACCAGACGG AACCTCCCCGAGTGACATCTGTGACCATGGATGGCCGCACCACAACCAGCCTAAGCCTTTCCTGGACTGTCCCACCCCGGCAGCAAAGTCATGTCTGGAAGTACCAGGTCACTTACAAGAAGAAG AAGGATGAGAACAGCTACTCGGTACTGCGCTGCGAAGGGAGCTCTGTGACCCTTCCTAAGCTCACCCCTGGGACCAAGTACTTGGTGAGCGTCCAAGCGCTGACCCAGGAGGGTCAGGGAACCAACAGCATGGAGCACGAGTTCGAGACGCTTGATGAAc GTTCTGATGGCACAAACACCGCTGCAGTTATTGGGGGTTCTATTGCTGGCTTCGTTGTCACGGTCGTGGTGGTGGGGCTGATTGTCGTGCTCATTCGCCGAAG GAAAAAGAACTCAAGGGCCCGGCAGACACCAGAGGATGTTTATTTCTCCAAGTCTG ACCAGCTCAAGCCTCTGAAGACGTATGTGGATCCCCACACCTATGAAGACCCCAATCAGGCAGTCCTGAAGTTCACAACTGAGATTCATCCTTCGTGCATCTCCCGGCAGAAAGTCATAGGGGCAGGTAGGGTGCCTTCCATCCACCTTGCACAATGCAGTTGGCTGATGGAGGTGGAGAGCGTGTGTCTTCTCCCCTTGCAGTCAAGGCTAGTTTCAGAAGGAGCTTTCGGAAAGGGAAATAGTAATGCTAACTTCGATCTTCAGGTTGAAGCTGCCCCTACTCATCCACCCTGTAGTTATTTGAAAAGAGTATTAAACActtccacttttttttcttttttgccaggtGAGTTTGGGGAAGTCTACAAGGGAACCCTGAAGAACAGCAAGAAGGAGATCCCGGTGGCCATCAAGACGTTGAAAACTGGCTACACAGAGAAGCAACGCATCGACTTCCTGAGCGAGGCGAGCATCATGGGCCAGTTTAACCACCACAACATCATCCGCCTAGAGGGAGTTGTCTCCAAAT aTAAGCCGTTCATGATCATCACAGAGTACATGGAGAATGGTGCCCTTGATAAATTTCTGCGG GAAAAAGATGGGGAATTCTGTGTTATTCAGCTGGTGGGCATGTTGAGGGGTATTGCCTCTGGTATGAAGTACTTGGCCAGCATGAATTATGTCCACCGGGATTTGGCTGCCCGCAACATCCTTGTCGACAGCCAGCTCGTCTGCAAAGTCTCTGACTTTGGTCTCTCCCGCGTCCTGGAGGATGACCCTGACGCCACCTACACTACAAGC GGTGGGAAAATCCCAATCCGGTGGACGGCACCAGAGGCTATCTCTCATCGCAAGTTCACCTCGGCTAGTGATGTCTGGAGCTACGGAATAGTGATGTGGGAGGTGATGTCCTATGGTGAACGGCCTTACTGGGAGCTCTCCAACCACGAG GTGATGAAAGCAATTAATGAAGGCTTTCGGCTCCCAGCACCCATGGACTGTCCTTCTGCCATCTACCAGCTGATGATGAGGTGCTGGCAACAGGAGAGGAGTCACAGACCCAAATTCAATGATATTGTTAGCATCTTGGACAAGCTCATCCGTGCTCCTGAATCACTCAAGACTTTGGCTGAGTTTGACCCTCG GATCTCCATTCGCCTACCCAGCACCAGTGGCTCAGAAGGGATCCCTTTCCGAACTGTGGCCGAGTGGCTGGAATCCATCAAAATGCACCAGTATACAGAGCACTTCGTGGGCGCTGGGTACAATGTCATTGAGAAGGTGGTGCAGATGACCAATGA GGATATCAAGAGAATTGGGGTACGCCTGCCAGGACACCAAAAGCGCATTGCCTACAGCCTCATGGGATTGAAGGAACAGGTCAGCACCATTGGCATTCCAATCTAA
- the EPHA2 gene encoding ephrin type-A receptor 2 isoform X2: MGSLRGAGAPLLVPLLVLLQAALQGAQTREVVLLDFAKAQGDLGWLNHPYGTGWDLLQNVMNESLIYIYSVCNVMEAEQDNWLRTNWIYRSEAQRIFIELKFTVRDCNSFPSATGTCKETFNLFYAESDVDYGINFQKRQFRKIDTIAPDEITVREDFETRNVKINMEVRSVGPLTRKGFYLAFQDIGACVALLSVRIYYKKCPKVFRNMASFPETIAGADSQALAKVSGDCVKDALANEDLFMHCNSDGEWLVPIGECRCREGYEKDGDSCRACPPGFFKEDISNNACSKCPLHTLPSSEGSTSCPCEEGYFRAPADPVSLSCTRPPSAPHGVTAIGLGAKVQLRWSSPRDTGGRKDITYSVSCEQCWPESGECRPCDATLRYSENPHNMAGTSLTISDLEPHVNYTFTVEAQNGVSSFSPRRSYGVTSISVNQTEPPRVTSVTMDGRTTTSLSLSWTVPPRQQSHVWKYQVTYKKKKDENSYSVLRCEGSSVTLPKLTPGTKYLVSVQALTQEGQGTNSMEHEFETLDERSDGTNTAAVIGGSIAGFVVTVVVVGLIVVLIRRRKKNSRARQTPEDVYFSKSDQLKPLKTYVDPHTYEDPNQAVLKFTTEIHPSCISRQKVIGAGRVPSIHLAQCSWLMEVESVCLLPLQSRLVSEGAFGKGNSNANFDLQVEAAPTHPPCSYLKRVLNTSTFFSFLPGEFGEVYKGTLKNSKKEIPVAIKTLKTGYTEKQRIDFLSEASIMGQFNHHNIIRLEGVVSKYKPFMIITEYMENGALDKFLREKDGEFCVIQLVGMLRGIASGMKYLASMNYVHRDLAARNILVDSQLVCKVSDFGLSRVLEDDPDATYTTSGGKIPIRWTAPEAISHRKFTSASDVWSYGIVMWEVMSYGERPYWELSNHEVMKAINEGFRLPAPMDCPSAIYQLMMRCWQQERSHRPKFNDIVSILDKLIRAPESLKTLAEFDPRISIRLPSTSGSEGIPFRTVAEWLESIKMHQYTEHFVGAGYNVIEKVVQMTNE; the protein is encoded by the exons ATGGGCAGCCTCCGTGGGGCCGGCGCCCCTCTCCTCGTCCCCCTCCTGGTCCTGCTCCAGGCGGCGCTCCAGGGCGCCCAGACCCGCGAAG TTGTCCTACTGGACTTTGCCAAGGCACAAGGGGATCTGGGCTGGCTTAATCATCCCTACGGCACGGGG tgGGATCTTCTCCAGAACGTCATGAACGAGTCCCTCATCTACATCTACTCGGTCTGCAACGTGATGGAAGCGGAGCAGGACAACTGGCTGCGGACCAACTGGATCTACCGCAGCGAAGCTCAGCGCATCTTCATTGAGCTCAAGTTCACAGTCCGAGACTGCAACAGCTTCCCCAGCGCGACCGGCACATGCAAGGAGACGTTCAACCTCTTCTATGCCGAGTCGGACGTTGATTACGGCATCAATTTCCAGAAGCGCCAGTTCCGCAAGATCGACACCATCGCCCCAGACGAGATCACGGTGCGGGAGGACTTCGAGACACGCAATGTCAAGATCAACATGGAAGTGCGCTCGGTGGGGCCCCTCACCCGAAAGGGCTTCTACTTGGCCTTCCAAGACATTGGGGCTTGCGTGGCCCTCCTGTCCGTCCGGATCTATTACAAGAAATGCCCTAAAGTCTTCCGCAACATGGCGAGCTTCCCCGAGACCATTGCTGGCGCTGACTCGCAGGCCTTGGCGAAGGTGTCGGGCGATTGCGTCAAGGATGCCTTGGCCAACGAGGACCTGTTCATGCATTGCAACTCGGACGGGGagtggttggtgcccattggCGAATGCCGCTGTCGCGAGGGCTATGAAAAAGACGGGGACAGCTGCAGAG CTTGCCCACCTGGGTTCTTCAAAGAGGACATCTCCAACAACGCCTGCTCAAAATGTCCCTTGCACACCTTGCCATCTTCTGAAGGTTCCACCTCGTGCCCTTGTGAGGAAGGCTATTTTCGGGCTCCGGCTGATCCTGTTTCCCTGTCATGCACTA GACCCCCTTCTGCTCCCCATGGTGTCACAGCCATAGGCTTGGGTGCCAAGGTTCAACTACGCTGGTCCTCACCTCGGGACACAGGTGGCCGCAAGGACATCACATACAGCGTGTCATGTGAGCAGTGCTGGCCGGAGTCAGGAGAGTGCCGCCCCTGCGACGCCACACTCCGGTATTCAGAAAACCCTCACAACATGGCCGGCACTTCCCTGACCATCAGCGATTTGGAGCCACACGTTAACTACACCTTCACGGTAGAGGCCCAGAACGGAGTGTCCTCCTTCAGCCCACGGCGCAGCTACGGCGTCACCAGCATCAGCGTCAACCAGACGG AACCTCCCCGAGTGACATCTGTGACCATGGATGGCCGCACCACAACCAGCCTAAGCCTTTCCTGGACTGTCCCACCCCGGCAGCAAAGTCATGTCTGGAAGTACCAGGTCACTTACAAGAAGAAG AAGGATGAGAACAGCTACTCGGTACTGCGCTGCGAAGGGAGCTCTGTGACCCTTCCTAAGCTCACCCCTGGGACCAAGTACTTGGTGAGCGTCCAAGCGCTGACCCAGGAGGGTCAGGGAACCAACAGCATGGAGCACGAGTTCGAGACGCTTGATGAAc GTTCTGATGGCACAAACACCGCTGCAGTTATTGGGGGTTCTATTGCTGGCTTCGTTGTCACGGTCGTGGTGGTGGGGCTGATTGTCGTGCTCATTCGCCGAAG GAAAAAGAACTCAAGGGCCCGGCAGACACCAGAGGATGTTTATTTCTCCAAGTCTG ACCAGCTCAAGCCTCTGAAGACGTATGTGGATCCCCACACCTATGAAGACCCCAATCAGGCAGTCCTGAAGTTCACAACTGAGATTCATCCTTCGTGCATCTCCCGGCAGAAAGTCATAGGGGCAGGTAGGGTGCCTTCCATCCACCTTGCACAATGCAGTTGGCTGATGGAGGTGGAGAGCGTGTGTCTTCTCCCCTTGCAGTCAAGGCTAGTTTCAGAAGGAGCTTTCGGAAAGGGAAATAGTAATGCTAACTTCGATCTTCAGGTTGAAGCTGCCCCTACTCATCCACCCTGTAGTTATTTGAAAAGAGTATTAAACActtccacttttttttcttttttgccaggtGAGTTTGGGGAAGTCTACAAGGGAACCCTGAAGAACAGCAAGAAGGAGATCCCGGTGGCCATCAAGACGTTGAAAACTGGCTACACAGAGAAGCAACGCATCGACTTCCTGAGCGAGGCGAGCATCATGGGCCAGTTTAACCACCACAACATCATCCGCCTAGAGGGAGTTGTCTCCAAAT aTAAGCCGTTCATGATCATCACAGAGTACATGGAGAATGGTGCCCTTGATAAATTTCTGCGG GAAAAAGATGGGGAATTCTGTGTTATTCAGCTGGTGGGCATGTTGAGGGGTATTGCCTCTGGTATGAAGTACTTGGCCAGCATGAATTATGTCCACCGGGATTTGGCTGCCCGCAACATCCTTGTCGACAGCCAGCTCGTCTGCAAAGTCTCTGACTTTGGTCTCTCCCGCGTCCTGGAGGATGACCCTGACGCCACCTACACTACAAGC GGTGGGAAAATCCCAATCCGGTGGACGGCACCAGAGGCTATCTCTCATCGCAAGTTCACCTCGGCTAGTGATGTCTGGAGCTACGGAATAGTGATGTGGGAGGTGATGTCCTATGGTGAACGGCCTTACTGGGAGCTCTCCAACCACGAG GTGATGAAAGCAATTAATGAAGGCTTTCGGCTCCCAGCACCCATGGACTGTCCTTCTGCCATCTACCAGCTGATGATGAGGTGCTGGCAACAGGAGAGGAGTCACAGACCCAAATTCAATGATATTGTTAGCATCTTGGACAAGCTCATCCGTGCTCCTGAATCACTCAAGACTTTGGCTGAGTTTGACCCTCG GATCTCCATTCGCCTACCCAGCACCAGTGGCTCAGAAGGGATCCCTTTCCGAACTGTGGCCGAGTGGCTGGAATCCATCAAAATGCACCAGTATACAGAGCACTTCGTGGGCGCTGGGTACAATGTCATTGAGAAGGTGGTGCAGATGACCAATGAGTGA